Proteins from a single region of Argopecten irradians isolate NY chromosome 7, Ai_NY, whole genome shotgun sequence:
- the LOC138328295 gene encoding uncharacterized protein yields the protein MIHKFEETRKRFKAKTPPGSSAKKRKFGSPQMSASKDIHVCRDARHYTKLKAVLPKPKVSIRTFRMIRPSKTLTDLYVPTYIAEVVNAVFLKVIVLMMRESSVLRLP from the exons ATGATCCACAAATTCGAAGAAACGAGAAAGAGGTTCAAAGCAAAGACTCCGCCGGGATCATCCGCTAAAAAGCGAAAGTTCGGATCCCCACAG ATGTCTGCATCAAAGGACATTCATGTGTGCAGAGACGCCAGACATTACACCAAACTTAAAGCCGTATTGCCGAAACCTAAAG TTTCCATTAGGACTTTTCGAATGATTCGACCCTCGAAGACTCTTACAGATCTGTATGTTCCAACATATATTGCTGAGGTCGTTAATGCTGTGTTTTTGAAG GTGATCGTCTTAATGATGAGAGAGTCCAGTGTGCTCAGGTTGCCCTGA
- the LOC138328297 gene encoding uncharacterized protein yields MSNHHLLAFTTLSTVISGVISGEYCTICSGQAVYCDSGCCSTYGTTHCCPNTTAIVVGSVFGTFVIMVILASIFICYLQHRRNRLDILNQYIVAQTQYDLEDCKVDHDGRQPLLNEAGPPKPVNKPTLPDQSLFQAIDGL; encoded by the exons ATGTCAAACCACCATTTACTCGCCTTCACAACCTTATCTACAGTTATCTCGG GAGTAATATCCGGAGAGTATTGTACTATTTGTAGCGGTCAGGCGGTGTACTGTGATTCCGGATGCTGCAGTACGTACGGGACTACACACTGTTGTCCAAATAC GACGGCCATTGTCGTTGGATCTGTGTTCGGGACATTCGTAATTATGGTGATTTTGGCGTCAATATTTATCTgctatttacaacatagacGGAACAGACTAGATATCCTTAACCAATACATTGTAGCCCAAACACAGTACGATTTAGAGGATTGCAAAGTCGACCATGACGGCAGACAACCGTTGTTAAATGAGGCTGGACCACCAAAACCTGTCAACAAGCCGACACTACCAGACCAAT CACTGTTTCAAGCAATCGATGGATTATGA